In the Stakelama saccharophila genome, GAGGAGGGTTACCGGATCGTCCTCGTCAATTCGAACCCGGCGACGATCATGACCGATCCCGAACTGGCGGACGCGACCTATGTCGAGCCGATCACGCCCGAGATCGTCGCCAAGATCATCGAGAAGGAACGACCCGACGCCGTCCTGCCGACGATGGGTGGGCAGACCGCGCTCAATACCGCGCTCGCGCTCGACCGCGACGGCACGCTGGAAAAGTTCGGCTGCCAGATGATCGGCGCCAATGCCGAGGCGATCGACAAGGCCGAGGACCGCGAGAAATTCCGCGCGGCGATGGATAAGATCGGGCTCGAAAGCCCGCGCGCCGCGATCGCCGCCGCGCCCGAGATCACGGACGCAAACGGCCGCGTCGTCGGTTATGACCGCCCACGCGGCGTCGTGCGTGCGATGGAGCTGATGGATGAGATCGGCTTGCCCGCGATCATCCGCCCGGCCTTCACGCTGGGCGGCACCGGCGGCGGCGTCGCGTATAATCGCGAGGAATTCGAGCATTATGCCCGCACCGGCATCGAGGCGTCGCCGGTCGGCCAGATCCTGATCGACGAGTCGCTGCTCGGCTGGAAGGAATATGAGATGGAGGTGGTCCGCGACCGCGCGGACAACTGCATCATCATCTGCGCGATCGAGAATGTCGATCCGATGGGCGTGCATACGGGCGATTCGATCACCGTCGCACCGGCGCTGACGCTGACCGACAAGGAATATCAGGTCATGCGCAATGCCAGCCTGGCGGTGCTCCGCGAAATCGGCGTCGAAACAGGCGGTTCCAACGTACAGTTCGCAGTGAATCCGAAGGACGGCCGGCTGGTCGTCATCGAGATGAACCCGCGCGTGTCGCGCTCTTCGGCGCTGGCGTCGAAGGCGACGGGCTTCCCGATCGCCAAGGTCGCGGCGAAGCTGGCGGTGGGCTACACGCTTGACGAGATCGACAACGACATCACCGGCGTCACCCCGGCATCGTTCGAGCCGACGATTGATTATGTCGTGACCAAGATCCCGCGCTTCGCATTCGAGAAGTTCAAGGGCGCCGAACCCGTGCTCGCCACCGCGATGAAATCGGTGGGCGAGGTGATGGCGATCGGCCGCAACATCCACGAATCGATGCAGAAGGCGCTGCGCGGGCTGGAAACGGGGCTTGCGGGCTTCGATCCCGTGGAGCGGCTGGTCGGGGCGACGCGGCCGGTGATCGAGGCGGCGCTGGCCAAGCCGACGCCGGAGCGGTTGCTGGTAACGGCGCAGGCGCTGCGCGAGGGTTTCACCGTGGCCGAAGTGCAGGCGATCACGAAATACGATCCCTGGTTCCTGGAACGTATCGCCGAGATCGTGCGGGCCGAAGAAGCGGTGTGCCGGGACGGTCTGCCGCAGGAGGCGGCCGGTATGCGCAAGCTGAAATCCATGGGCTTTTCGGATAAGCGGCTGGCGGCGCTGGCGCTGCAATCGGCCAATCTGCGCCACGGCAGCGAGGACGCGATCGCGCGCGGATCGGGGCTGATCCACGAAGCGGTCAAGGCGATGACCGGCGGCGTGACCGAGGATGAGGTGCGCCGCGCGCGGCACCGCATGGGCGTGCGGCCGGTCTATAAGCGCATCGACACCTGCGCGGCCGAGTTCGAGGCGAAGACGCCGTACATGTATTCGACCTATGAGGCTCCCAGTTTCGGCGCACCCGAAAACGAGGCGATGCCCAGCGACCGAAAAAAGATCGTGATCCTGGGCGGCGGGCCGAACCGTATCGGACAGGGGATCGAGTTCGATTATTGCTGCTGCCACGCCTGTTTCGCGCTGGAGGAAGCCGGGTTCGAGACCATCATGGTCAACTGCAATCCCGAAACGGTGTCGACCGATTACGATACGTCCGACCGGCTGTATTTCGAGCCGCTGACGGTCGAGGACGTGCTGGAGATCCTGCACGTCGAGCAGTCGAACGGTACGCTTGCCGGCGTGATCGTCCAGTTCGGCGGACAGACGCCGCTCAGCCTCGCCCGTGCGCTGGAAGAAGCGGGCATCCCGATCCTGGGCACCGCGCCGGATGCGATCGACCTGGCCGAGGACCGCGAACGCTTTGCCGCGCTGGTGGCGAAGCTCAAGCTGAAGCAGCCCGACAACGGTATCGCGCGCAGTCGCGAGGAGGCGATCGCGGTGGCCGAGCGCATCGGCTATCCGGTGCTGACGCGGCCGAGCTATGTGCTCGGCGGGCGCGCGATGGAGATCGTGGATTCGACCCGCCAGCTCGAGGAATATATCGAGACGGCCGTGCAGGTGTCGGGCGAGAGCCCGGTGCTGATCGACCAATATCTGCGCGATGCGATCGAGGTCGATGTCGACGCCGTCGCCGATGGCAAGGATGTCGTGGTCGCTGGCGTGCTT is a window encoding:
- the carB gene encoding carbamoyl-phosphate synthase large subunit translates to MPKRTDISSILIIGAGPIIIGQACEFDYSGTQAIKALREEGYRIVLVNSNPATIMTDPELADATYVEPITPEIVAKIIEKERPDAVLPTMGGQTALNTALALDRDGTLEKFGCQMIGANAEAIDKAEDREKFRAAMDKIGLESPRAAIAAAPEITDANGRVVGYDRPRGVVRAMELMDEIGLPAIIRPAFTLGGTGGGVAYNREEFEHYARTGIEASPVGQILIDESLLGWKEYEMEVVRDRADNCIIICAIENVDPMGVHTGDSITVAPALTLTDKEYQVMRNASLAVLREIGVETGGSNVQFAVNPKDGRLVVIEMNPRVSRSSALASKATGFPIAKVAAKLAVGYTLDEIDNDITGVTPASFEPTIDYVVTKIPRFAFEKFKGAEPVLATAMKSVGEVMAIGRNIHESMQKALRGLETGLAGFDPVERLVGATRPVIEAALAKPTPERLLVTAQALREGFTVAEVQAITKYDPWFLERIAEIVRAEEAVCRDGLPQEAAGMRKLKSMGFSDKRLAALALQSANLRHGSEDAIARGSGLIHEAVKAMTGGVTEDEVRRARHRMGVRPVYKRIDTCAAEFEAKTPYMYSTYEAPSFGAPENEAMPSDRKKIVILGGGPNRIGQGIEFDYCCCHACFALEEAGFETIMVNCNPETVSTDYDTSDRLYFEPLTVEDVLEILHVEQSNGTLAGVIVQFGGQTPLSLARALEEAGIPILGTAPDAIDLAEDRERFAALVAKLKLKQPDNGIARSREEAIAVAERIGYPVLTRPSYVLGGRAMEIVDSTRQLEEYIETAVQVSGESPVLIDQYLRDAIEVDVDAVADGKDVVVAGVLQHIEEAGVHSGDSACAIPPHSLPQDIVAEIEKQTEALARALKVRGLMNIQFAVKAGEVYLIEVNPRASRTVPFVAKAIGAPIAKIAARVMAGEKLADLPTIDRAIDYVAVKEAVFPWGRFPGVDPVLSPEMKSTGEVMGIDDDFAVAFAKSQLGAGVTLPERGTLFVSVKDSDKPVIVAGVRMLAEHGFTIIATGGTADYLERQGIAIERVNKVAQGRPHIVDRILDGRVDLVFNTTEGWQSLQDSKSIRASAVSQKVPYFTTAPASNAAAQAIVALSQHSLEVRSLQTYYSRSHN